A part of Rhodanobacteraceae bacterium genomic DNA contains:
- a CDS encoding transporter substrate-binding domain-containing protein — MSKRRASPGLYGLVLVSAAFSASADDIRIRADPWLPYSGGSEMNPPGYMVEMAMAIAKANGHTVQYRTMPWANALEVVRAGSADCVVGAYLSDAEGFEFPKTGWGPSGNVFWGLAENPWRYTGPDSLGDVRIGVIEEYSYGEDLDAYIKAHADDKARLEIVPAVGRGIVRLMARLIGKRIDTFIEDRSVLAYAVEQAKMDPSRIIALGEAGEVESVYIACTPADPRGRAYADMFDQGTAQLRSSGKLAEILARYNLKDWEGAEATP; from the coding sequence ATGTCAAAGCGACGCGCGTCACCGGGCCTGTACGGCCTGGTTCTGGTATCTGCCGCCTTCAGCGCATCCGCTGATGACATCCGCATCCGTGCCGATCCCTGGCTACCCTACAGCGGTGGCTCGGAGATGAATCCTCCCGGCTACATGGTGGAGATGGCCATGGCCATCGCCAAGGCCAATGGCCATACCGTGCAGTACCGGACCATGCCTTGGGCAAACGCGCTGGAAGTGGTACGCGCAGGTTCGGCCGACTGCGTGGTCGGCGCCTACCTCTCCGACGCCGAGGGTTTCGAATTTCCGAAGACCGGCTGGGGACCGTCGGGCAATGTGTTCTGGGGACTGGCCGAGAACCCCTGGCGCTATACCGGGCCGGACAGTCTGGGCGACGTTCGTATCGGCGTCATCGAGGAATACAGCTACGGTGAGGACCTGGACGCGTACATCAAGGCCCACGCCGATGACAAGGCCAGACTGGAGATCGTACCGGCGGTGGGCCGCGGCATCGTGCGCTTGATGGCACGCCTGATCGGAAAGCGCATCGATACCTTCATAGAGGACCGCAGCGTGCTGGCCTATGCCGTGGAACAGGCGAAGATGGATCCGTCCCGGATCATCGCACTGGGAGAGGCAGGCGAGGTCGAGAGCGTCTACATCGCCTGCACGCCCGCGGATCCACGTGGGCGTGCCTACGCCGACATGTTCGATCAGGGGACCGCGCAGTTGCGTTCCAGCGGCAAGCTGGCAGAGATTCTCGCGCGCTACAACCTGAAAGACTGGGAAGGCGCTGAGGCTACGCCCTAG
- a CDS encoding H-NS histone family protein — protein MAIDLSGLGVAELEQLITDARARIETVKKQQFAELRKNLEAQAKSAGFDIYELFGGAGRAPRAGGEKRAVAPKYRNPANHLQTWTGRGKQPHWVRDALAAGKSLGDLAI, from the coding sequence ATGGCAATAGATCTGAGTGGACTTGGCGTAGCTGAACTCGAACAGTTGATCACGGACGCGCGTGCGCGCATCGAAACGGTGAAGAAGCAGCAGTTCGCCGAATTGCGCAAGAATCTCGAAGCACAGGCCAAATCGGCTGGATTCGACATTTATGAACTCTTCGGTGGCGCCGGTCGGGCTCCGCGCGCAGGCGGCGAAAAGCGCGCAGTCGCGCCGAAATACCGGAATCCGGCAAACCATCTGCAGACATGGACCGGTCGCGGCAAGCAACCGCACTGGGTGCGCGACGCGCTGGCGGCCGGTAAATCGCTGGGTGACCTCGCAATCTGA
- a CDS encoding tryptophan 2,3-dioxygenase: protein MTTPENRRPLEREITVDLSNRLTYDGYLMLDRLLGAQQPLSEPQHHDEMLFIIQHQTSELWMKLLIHELEEATARLRMDDLGPCLKILSRVKHIQKQLFEQWAVLETLTPSEYVQFRHVLGPASGFQSLQYRLIEFLLGNKNADMLQVFDYAPEQRERLRGVLESPSLYDEFLRHLARAGHDLPAHCVDRDFSLPHQREPALIPVLQRIYEQPEQFWGEYHLCEQLVDVEESFQLWRFRHMKTVERVIGYRRGTGGSSGVAFLKRALELTFFPELLDVRSVLRSPDKSNPAEQTV, encoded by the coding sequence ATGACCACCCCGGAAAACCGGCGCCCGCTTGAGCGTGAAATCACGGTCGACCTGAGCAACCGACTGACCTATGACGGCTACCTGATGCTGGACCGCCTGCTCGGCGCCCAGCAGCCGCTGTCCGAACCGCAACATCACGACGAGATGCTGTTCATCATCCAGCATCAGACCTCCGAGTTGTGGATGAAGCTGTTGATCCATGAGCTGGAGGAGGCCACAGCGCGTCTGCGCATGGACGACCTCGGTCCATGCCTGAAGATATTGTCGCGGGTCAAGCACATCCAGAAGCAGCTCTTTGAGCAATGGGCGGTGCTGGAAACGCTGACTCCTTCGGAGTACGTCCAGTTTCGCCATGTGCTGGGGCCCGCCAGCGGCTTTCAGTCCCTGCAGTATCGTTTGATCGAGTTCCTGCTCGGCAACAAGAATGCCGACATGCTGCAGGTATTCGACTACGCGCCGGAGCAGCGCGAGCGGCTGCGCGGAGTCCTCGAATCTCCCAGTCTATACGACGAGTTTCTGCGGCATTTGGCGCGTGCCGGCCATGATCTGCCGGCCCATTGCGTTGATCGCGATTTTTCCCTGCCGCATCAGCGCGAACCCGCATTGATTCCGGTGTTGCAGCGCATCTATGAACAGCCGGAGCAGTTCTGGGGCGAGTACCACTTGTGCGAACAATTGGTCGACGTCGAAGAGAGCTTTCAGTTGTGGCGATTCCGGCATATGAAAACCGTGGAGCGGGTGATCGGTTATCGACGAGGAACCGGCGGTTCTTCCGGCGTGGCTTTCCTGAAGCGTGCGCTGGAACTCACATTCTTTCCGGAACTTCTGGATGTACGCAGCGTGTTGCGGTCACCCGATAAATCAAACCCGGCAGAACAAACTGTGTGA
- a CDS encoding efflux RND transporter periplasmic adaptor subunit, translated as MINIRHLILTGLTALLAACGGGSGGPPEGGGQMPPTEVNVAQVVSREVTEWDEFNGRFAATESVQVRPRVSGYITRIAFSEGAEVAKGDVLVEIDDREYRAALARTQADLNRAQTRVKLAERDLERGRKLVAAKAMSGEEWDQKSAELDQAKADVVAMRAAVDQARLNMDFTKVTAPISGRVGAAMITEGNLVDPSSMLTTLVSLDPIYVWFEGDERTFLRYQGLIRGGERPSAREGGNPVRVGLTNEDGFPHEGVLDFVDNQLDPATGTIRVRAKLDNSDRRFTPGLFARVQLVGSAVHPAMLIHDQAVLTDQDRKYVYVVGENNSAQRKDVVLGGLVDGLRIVESGLDAADRVVINGTKKIFFPGAPLTPIEVPMNAPNTIAEAPAADAAAVPQ; from the coding sequence ATGATCAACATCCGACACCTGATTCTGACTGGCCTGACAGCCCTGCTGGCAGCTTGCGGTGGTGGCAGTGGCGGACCGCCGGAAGGCGGCGGCCAGATGCCGCCAACCGAGGTCAATGTGGCTCAGGTGGTCAGCCGTGAAGTGACCGAATGGGATGAATTCAATGGGCGTTTTGCCGCCACCGAGTCGGTCCAGGTCCGACCGCGGGTCTCCGGATACATCACCCGCATTGCCTTCAGCGAGGGCGCCGAGGTGGCCAAGGGCGATGTGCTGGTCGAGATCGATGACCGCGAGTACCGTGCCGCGCTGGCGCGCACGCAGGCCGATCTCAATCGCGCCCAGACCCGGGTCAAGCTGGCCGAACGCGATCTGGAGCGCGGCCGCAAGCTGGTGGCGGCCAAGGCCATGTCCGGCGAGGAATGGGATCAGAAGAGTGCCGAGCTGGACCAGGCCAAGGCCGATGTGGTCGCCATGCGCGCCGCGGTCGATCAGGCTCGGCTGAACATGGACTTCACCAAGGTCACCGCGCCAATCAGCGGACGCGTCGGCGCGGCGATGATCACCGAGGGCAATCTCGTCGATCCGAGCTCGATGCTGACCACGCTGGTGTCTCTGGATCCGATCTACGTCTGGTTCGAGGGCGATGAGCGCACCTTCCTGCGCTATCAGGGTTTGATCCGCGGCGGAGAACGCCCCAGCGCCCGCGAGGGCGGCAATCCGGTACGCGTGGGTCTGACCAATGAAGACGGTTTCCCGCACGAAGGCGTGCTCGACTTCGTCGACAACCAGCTCGATCCGGCCACCGGCACCATCCGCGTGCGCGCCAAGCTGGACAACAGCGATCGGCGCTTCACGCCGGGCCTGTTTGCGCGAGTGCAACTGGTCGGCAGCGCCGTCCATCCGGCCATGCTGATCCACGATCAGGCGGTCCTGACCGACCAGGATCGCAAGTACGTCTATGTCGTCGGTGAGAACAACAGCGCCCAGCGCAAGGATGTGGTGCTGGGTGGGCTGGTCGACGGTCTGCGCATCGTCGAATCCGGTCTCGATGCCGCCGATCGCGTGGTCATCAACGGCACCAAGAAGATCTTCTTCCCGGGCGCGCCGCTGACGCCGATCGAGGTGCCGATGAATGCGCCGAACACGATTGCCGAGGCGCCGGCGGCAGATGCCGCGGCGGTGCCGCAGTGA
- a CDS encoding TetR/AcrR family transcriptional regulator, protein MPRPPKARARILDAAERVVKTHGAAKLTFEELVQESGISRGGITYHFATKEDLLRALIERDLEQGQAEQSRHAAQSGDEPGAELIALIRTWSRPDSERRRFVAGMLSAVAHDPSLLDPIRCHHQQECAARTWDDAEIQRSVLRLAAEGLFWSEYFGCSEVPAEHRDRIIARMEQLAREWSLPPVAAPPAPAAAHDARTTRSTTRGDDDGR, encoded by the coding sequence ATGCCCAGACCGCCCAAAGCCCGAGCCCGGATCCTTGATGCCGCCGAACGAGTGGTCAAGACTCACGGCGCGGCCAAGCTCACCTTTGAGGAATTGGTGCAGGAGAGCGGCATATCGCGCGGCGGCATCACCTACCACTTTGCCACCAAGGAAGACCTTCTGCGGGCCTTGATCGAGCGTGACCTCGAGCAAGGCCAGGCCGAGCAATCGCGACACGCGGCGCAATCTGGCGATGAGCCGGGAGCGGAACTCATTGCACTGATCCGCACCTGGAGCCGCCCCGACAGTGAACGACGGCGCTTTGTTGCCGGCATGCTGAGCGCAGTCGCGCACGACCCGAGCCTGCTCGACCCCATTCGTTGCCATCATCAGCAGGAATGCGCCGCACGTACCTGGGACGATGCCGAGATTCAGCGCTCGGTGCTGCGACTGGCAGCCGAAGGCTTGTTCTGGAGCGAGTACTTCGGTTGCAGTGAAGTTCCCGCCGAGCACCGCGACCGGATCATTGCGCGCATGGAGCAACTGGCGCGCGAATGGTCGTTGCCCCCGGTTGCCGCGCCGCCGGCGCCGGCCGCCGCCCATGACGCCCGAACAACACGCAGTACAACCAGAGGGGATGACGATGGCCGATGA